In the genome of Notamacropus eugenii isolate mMacEug1 chromosome 5, mMacEug1.pri_v2, whole genome shotgun sequence, one region contains:
- the SHISA7 gene encoding protein shisa-7 isoform X1: MLQGALPCPSPLSPLPQGSHPSISFCVPGALWEAPQQLFYLFFSVHSPSPPVASLPPSMPHLSPLLSPVPSLAAAMPPALFLCPFFLASTLGPTLAFAHLPNSTSLAATGPLPALLAHLRRLTGAVTGSGSSGSGGGGTSGLTNGTSGGGGGGQAARAPLPAELCHGYYDVMGQYDATFNCSTGSFRFCCGTCYYRFCCEHRHMRLAQASCSNYDTPVWAYTPQPSDAGGPGAGGNGGGPGPGQPGWLDGNRAGAGAGGAGGRGGEGPGGSTAYVVCGVISFALAVGVGAKVAFSKASRAPRAHREINVPRALVDILRHQAGPTTRPDRARSSSLTPGLGGPDSIPPRPPKNLYNPVKSSNHDTLHHNYIHLNVNSPKHHAATLDWRAQPPPSPALHYSTLSCSRSFHNLSHLPPSYEAAVKSELSRYSSLKRLAEKDLDEAYMKRRHLAELPRGTLPLHTMRRPGTGGGGYGGAGEGWGSPEEQAPMPNPRRVMSQEHLLSDSGRGSHYEFTLPRARLVSQERLLLSSPEALQSQERLLSPPRSPAPPPDAPRGGLAASHTNLLLGPGPPTPLHGLPPPLHTHHAHHAHHLRHSLSPAAWGGMGPEAGGGGGTLARRPAFQHQGGLETLQFIPGHHHPQHLRTASKNEVTV, from the exons ATGCTCCAAGGTGCTCTCCCCTGTCCCAGTCCACTCTCTCCGCTTCCCCAAGGTTCccatccttccatttccttttgtgTGCCTGGTGCTCTCTGGGAAGCCCCCCAGCAgctcttctatcttttcttttctgtccatAGCCCCTCTCCACCTgttgcctccctccccccatccatgcctcatctctctcctcttctctctccagtgCCAAGCCTTGCTGCAGCCATGCCTCCTGCCTTGTTCCTGTGTCCCTTCTTCCTGGCCTCCACCTTGGGTCCAACCCTGGCCTTCGCTCACCTGCCCAACAGCACCAGCTTGGCAGCCACAGGCCCCCTCCCAGCCCTATTGGCCCACTTGCGCCGGCTGACAGGGGCTGTGACAGGAAGCGGCAGCAgcggtagtggtggtggtggcaccAGCGGGCTGACCAATGGGACCtcagggggtggtggtggagggcaGGCAGCTCGGGCCCCACTGCCTGCAGAGCTGTGCCATGGTTACTACGATGTCATGGGCCAGTACGATGCCACTTTCAATTGCAGCACTGGCTCCTTCCGCTTCTGCTGTGGCACGTGCTACTACCGCTTCTGCTGTGAGCACCGCCACATGCGCCTGGCCCAGGCATCCTGCTCCAACTATGACACCCCAGTCTGGGCCTATACACCTCAGCCCTCTGATGCTGGGGGGCCCGGGGCAGGAGGGAATGGTGGAGGCCCTGGACCAGGTCAGCCAGGCTGGCTAGATGGGAACCGGGCAGGGGCTGGAGCCGGAGGTGCCGGAGGCAGGGGTGGTGAGGGCCCAGGAGGAAGTACAGCCTACGTGGTGTGTGGTGTCATCAGCTTTGCCCTGGCTGTGGGTGTAGGTGCCAAGGTGGCCTTCAGCAAAGCATCCCGAGCCCCCCGGGCTCACCGGGAGATCAACGTTCCCAG GGCCCTAGTGGATATCCTTAGGCATCAGGCAGGGCCAACCACTCGTCCTGACCGGGCACGGAGCAGTTCCTTGACCCCAGGCCTGGGAGGACCTGACAGCATTCCACCTCGGCCCCCAAAAAACCTCTATAATCCTGTCAAATCCTCCAACCACG ATACCCTGCATCATAATTACATCCATCTCAACGTCAACAGCCCCAAACACCATGCTGCCACACTTG ACTGGCGGGCCCAACCACCCCCCAGCCCAGCCCTCCACTACTCTACCCTCTCCTGCTCGAGATCCTTCCACAACCTCTCCCACCTGCCCCCGTCCTACGAGGCTGCAGTCAAGTCTGAGCTCAGCCGATACTCTTCCCTCAAGAGGCTTG CCGAGAAAGACCTGGACGAGGCCTACATGAAAAGACGGCACCTGGCCGAGCTGCCCCGTGGGACCCTGCCCCTCCACACCATGCGCCGGCCCGGCACGGGCGGTGGCGGCTACGGCGGGGCTGGCGAAGGCTGGGGAAGCCCTGAGGAGCAGGCCCCGATGCCCAATCCCCGGCGGGTCATGTCTCAGGAGCACCTGCTGTCGGACAGCGGTCGCGGCTCCCACTACGAGTTCACCCTGCCCCGGGCCCGCCTGGTCTCCCAAGAGCGCCTCTTGCTGTCCTCTCCTGAGGCCCTCCAGAGCCAGGAGCGGCTCCTGTCCCCGCCCCGGAGCCCCGCGCCCCCCCCAGACGCTCCCCGAGGGGGTCTGGCGGCCTCCCACACCAACCTGCTTCTGGGGCCCGGCCCCCCGACTCCCCTGCATGGCCTGCCCCCTCCCCTTCACACCCACCACGCCCACCACGCCCACCACCTGCGCCACAGTCTGTCCCCTGCAGCTTGGGGGGGCATGGGGCCCGAGGCAGGGGGCGGTGGGGGCACGCTGGCCCGCCGCCCGGCCTTCCAGCATCAGGGAGGCCTGGAGACCCTCCAGTTCATCCCTGGCCATCACCACCCTCAGCACCTGCGCACAGCCAGTAAGAATGAGGTGACAGTGTGA
- the SHISA7 gene encoding protein shisa-7 isoform X2 has protein sequence MPPALFLCPFFLASTLGPTLAFAHLPNSTSLAATGPLPALLAHLRRLTGAVTGSGSSGSGGGGTSGLTNGTSGGGGGGQAARAPLPAELCHGYYDVMGQYDATFNCSTGSFRFCCGTCYYRFCCEHRHMRLAQASCSNYDTPVWAYTPQPSDAGGPGAGGNGGGPGPGQPGWLDGNRAGAGAGGAGGRGGEGPGGSTAYVVCGVISFALAVGVGAKVAFSKASRAPRAHREINVPRALVDILRHQAGPTTRPDRARSSSLTPGLGGPDSIPPRPPKNLYNPVKSSNHDTLHHNYIHLNVNSPKHHAATLDWRAQPPPSPALHYSTLSCSRSFHNLSHLPPSYEAAVKSELSRYSSLKRLAEKDLDEAYMKRRHLAELPRGTLPLHTMRRPGTGGGGYGGAGEGWGSPEEQAPMPNPRRVMSQEHLLSDSGRGSHYEFTLPRARLVSQERLLLSSPEALQSQERLLSPPRSPAPPPDAPRGGLAASHTNLLLGPGPPTPLHGLPPPLHTHHAHHAHHLRHSLSPAAWGGMGPEAGGGGGTLARRPAFQHQGGLETLQFIPGHHHPQHLRTASKNEVTV, from the exons ATGCCTCCTGCCTTGTTCCTGTGTCCCTTCTTCCTGGCCTCCACCTTGGGTCCAACCCTGGCCTTCGCTCACCTGCCCAACAGCACCAGCTTGGCAGCCACAGGCCCCCTCCCAGCCCTATTGGCCCACTTGCGCCGGCTGACAGGGGCTGTGACAGGAAGCGGCAGCAgcggtagtggtggtggtggcaccAGCGGGCTGACCAATGGGACCtcagggggtggtggtggagggcaGGCAGCTCGGGCCCCACTGCCTGCAGAGCTGTGCCATGGTTACTACGATGTCATGGGCCAGTACGATGCCACTTTCAATTGCAGCACTGGCTCCTTCCGCTTCTGCTGTGGCACGTGCTACTACCGCTTCTGCTGTGAGCACCGCCACATGCGCCTGGCCCAGGCATCCTGCTCCAACTATGACACCCCAGTCTGGGCCTATACACCTCAGCCCTCTGATGCTGGGGGGCCCGGGGCAGGAGGGAATGGTGGAGGCCCTGGACCAGGTCAGCCAGGCTGGCTAGATGGGAACCGGGCAGGGGCTGGAGCCGGAGGTGCCGGAGGCAGGGGTGGTGAGGGCCCAGGAGGAAGTACAGCCTACGTGGTGTGTGGTGTCATCAGCTTTGCCCTGGCTGTGGGTGTAGGTGCCAAGGTGGCCTTCAGCAAAGCATCCCGAGCCCCCCGGGCTCACCGGGAGATCAACGTTCCCAG GGCCCTAGTGGATATCCTTAGGCATCAGGCAGGGCCAACCACTCGTCCTGACCGGGCACGGAGCAGTTCCTTGACCCCAGGCCTGGGAGGACCTGACAGCATTCCACCTCGGCCCCCAAAAAACCTCTATAATCCTGTCAAATCCTCCAACCACG ATACCCTGCATCATAATTACATCCATCTCAACGTCAACAGCCCCAAACACCATGCTGCCACACTTG ACTGGCGGGCCCAACCACCCCCCAGCCCAGCCCTCCACTACTCTACCCTCTCCTGCTCGAGATCCTTCCACAACCTCTCCCACCTGCCCCCGTCCTACGAGGCTGCAGTCAAGTCTGAGCTCAGCCGATACTCTTCCCTCAAGAGGCTTG CCGAGAAAGACCTGGACGAGGCCTACATGAAAAGACGGCACCTGGCCGAGCTGCCCCGTGGGACCCTGCCCCTCCACACCATGCGCCGGCCCGGCACGGGCGGTGGCGGCTACGGCGGGGCTGGCGAAGGCTGGGGAAGCCCTGAGGAGCAGGCCCCGATGCCCAATCCCCGGCGGGTCATGTCTCAGGAGCACCTGCTGTCGGACAGCGGTCGCGGCTCCCACTACGAGTTCACCCTGCCCCGGGCCCGCCTGGTCTCCCAAGAGCGCCTCTTGCTGTCCTCTCCTGAGGCCCTCCAGAGCCAGGAGCGGCTCCTGTCCCCGCCCCGGAGCCCCGCGCCCCCCCCAGACGCTCCCCGAGGGGGTCTGGCGGCCTCCCACACCAACCTGCTTCTGGGGCCCGGCCCCCCGACTCCCCTGCATGGCCTGCCCCCTCCCCTTCACACCCACCACGCCCACCACGCCCACCACCTGCGCCACAGTCTGTCCCCTGCAGCTTGGGGGGGCATGGGGCCCGAGGCAGGGGGCGGTGGGGGCACGCTGGCCCGCCGCCCGGCCTTCCAGCATCAGGGAGGCCTGGAGACCCTCCAGTTCATCCCTGGCCATCACCACCCTCAGCACCTGCGCACAGCCAGTAAGAATGAGGTGACAGTGTGA